The following coding sequences lie in one Vitis vinifera cultivar Pinot Noir 40024 chromosome 19, ASM3070453v1 genomic window:
- the LOC100267550 gene encoding 65-kDa microtubule-associated protein 1-like, translating into MAVADAEIPLLGETTCGSLLQKLQQIWDEVGESDEERDKMLLQLEQECLDVYKRKVDQAVKSRAHLLQALADAQLELSRLLSALGEKSFVGIPDKTSGTIKEQLAAIAPTLEQLWKQKEERVKEFSDVQTQIQKICGEIAGNSNLSEVPVVDEADLSLKKLDEFQGQLQELQKEKSDRLHKVLEFVSTVHDLCAVLGMDFFNTVTEVHPSLNDSTGVQSKSISNDTLSRLAKTVLALKEDKKQRLQKLQELATQLIDLWNLMDTPEEERSLFDHVTCNISASVDEVTIPGALALDLIEQAEVEVERLDQLKASRMKEIAFKRQAELEEIFARAHIEIDPEAARAKIMSLIDSGDVEPSELLADMDNQITKAKEEAFSRKDILDKVEKWMSACEEESWLEDYNRDENRYNSSRGAHLNLKRAEKARILVNKIPALVDTLVAKTGAWEEDHGIPFTYDGVPLLAMLDEYAMLRHDREEEKRRMRDQKKFHELLNTEQEAIFGSRPSPGRPLGPKKVVGPRANGGANGTPSRRLSLNANQNGARSTSKDGKRDNTRPVAPVNYVAISKEDAASHVSGTEPVPASP; encoded by the exons ATGGCAGTGGCAGATGCTGAAATTCCTCTCCTTGGAGAAACTACTTGTGGTTCATTGCTGCAGAAATTGCAG CAAATCTGGGATGAGGTTGGTGAAAGCGATGAGGAACGTGATAAAATGCTCCTTCAGTTAGAGCAAGAGTGCTTGGACGTTTATAAGAGGAAGGTTGATCAGGCTGTGAAATCGAGAGCACACCTTCTTCAGGCCTTGGCAGATGCCCAACTTGAACTCTCCCGTCTTCTATCAGCACTTGGAGAGAAAAGTTTTGTTGGAATT CCTGATAAAACTTCTGGCACAATCAAGGAACAGCTTGCAGCTATAGCACCGACGCTCGAACAGCTGTGGAAACAGAAAGAAGAGAGAGTGAAGGAGTTTTCTGATGTACAGACACAGATTCAAAAGATATGTGGAGAAATTGCTGGGAACTCAAATCTTAGTGAGGTTCCTGTGGTTGATGAGGCTGACCTATCCTTGAAGAAGCTGGATGAATTTCAGGGCCAACTCCAAGAACTCCagaaagaaaag AGTGACAGGTTGCACAAGGTCCTTGAGTTTGTGAGCACTGTTCATGATCTATGTGCTGTCCTTGGGATGGACTTCTTTAATACTGTTACTGAAGTTCATCCTAGCTTAAATGACTCAACTGGTGTGCAATCCAAAAGCATTAGCAATGACACCCTTTCTAGGCTGGCTAAGACAGTCTTAGCACTAAAGGAAGACAAGAAGCAGAGGCTACAGAAG CTTCAAGAGTTAGCCACTCAGCTAATTGATCTGTGGAATCTGATGGATACCCCAGAGGAGGAGCGGAGTTTGTTTGATCATGTTACCTGTAACATATCTGCTTCAGTTGATGAAGTGACCATCCCTGGTGCCCTTGCTCTGGATCTGATTGAGCAG GCTGAGGTGGAAGTTGAAAGGCTTGATCAACTGAAAGCCAGCAGGATGAAGGAAATTGCTTTCAAGAGGCAAGCTGAGCTCGAAGAGATATTTGCCCGTGCTCACATAGAAATAGATCCAGAGGCTGCTCGAGCAAAGATTATGTCACTTATTGATTCTGGGGATGTTGAGCCTTCTGAGTTACTGGCCGATATGGACAATCAAATAACAAAAGCAAAGGAAGAGGCTTTCAGCAGAAAGGATATATTAGACAAGGTTGAGAAATGGATGTCAGCTTGTGAAGAAGAGAGTTGGCTTGAAGACTACAATCGG GATGAAAACAGGTATAACTCAAGCAGAGGTGCACACTTAAATCTCAAGCGTGCTGAAAAAGCTCGGATTTTAGTCAACAAAATTCCAG CTCTTGTTGACACATTGGTTGCCAAAACTGGGGCATGGGAAGAAGATCATGGTATACCATTTACTTACGACGGTGTTCCTCTCCTTGCCATGCTAGATGAATATGCTATGCTCAGGCATGATAGAGAAGAAGAGAAGCGGAGAATGAGG GATCAGAAAAAGTTCCATGAGCTGCTAAACACAGAACAGGAAGCCATTTTTGGTTCGCGGCCAAGTCCTGGTCGCCCACTTGGTCCAAAGAAGGTGGTGGGACCACGAGCAAATGGAGGTGCGAATGGAACTCCTAGCAGGCGGCTCTCTCTGAATGCAAATCAAAATGGTGCGAGGTCTACATCTAAAGATGGGAAGAGGGATAATACCAGGCCGGTTGCCCCTGTCAACTATGTTGCCATATCAAAAGAAGATGCTGCCTCACATGTTTCTGGTACAGAACCAGTTCCAGCTTCACCTTGA
- the LOC100253708 gene encoding protein HOMOLOG OF MAMMALIAN LYST-INTERACTING PROTEIN 5, which produces MASENEPAKLLLPYLQRADELQKHEPLVAYYCRLYAMERGLKIPQGERTKTTNSLLISLMKQLEKDKKALKLGPDDHLHLEGFASNVFARADKQDRAGRADLNTAKTFYAASIFFEILNQFGELQPDLEQKQKYAAWKAADIRKALKEGRKPQPGPPVDENDLSLPTSTTSGAYDLGPSQTGPSFNPGPESDPSPQFNGSLSRQHSLNITPSPPPTNITPSPPPTNITPSPPPTSFPPLPPNVPPPPSYRSADYPSHDFHPPPPTNRSENSSYPQPYHPQPYPQEPQQQLPQNCPSHETPSSYSYPNFQSYPSFTESSLPAAPSHYPSYYQGSDASYSPQSAPVSSYPSAAQYNSSGGNEAISEPAPSSSQTYQYDSNYQPPAEKIAEAHKAARFAVGALAFDDVSVAVDFLKKSLELLTKPSAGQ; this is translated from the exons ATGGCCAGCGAAAACGAGCCTGCCAAACTCCTTCTACCCTACCTTCAACGCGCCGATGAGTTGCAGAAACACGAACCCCTCGTCGCCTACTACT GTCGATTATATGCGATGGAAAGAGGGCTGAAAATTCCTCAAGGCGAGCGTACCAAGACCACCAACTCCCTCCTCATTTCCCTCATGAAACAGCTAGAAAAG GATAAGAAGGCATTGAAATTGGGGCCTGACGACCACTTGCACTTGGAAGGATTTGCCTCAAATGTTTTTGCAAGAGCAGACAAGCAGGATCGAGCTGGACGAGCAGATTT GAATACTGCAAAAACCTTCTATGCTGCAAGCATTTTCTTTGAGATTCTTAATCAGTTTGGTGAACTTCAGCCTGAT CTTGAACAGAAACAGAAGTATGCAGCATGGAAAGCAGCTGATATTAGGAAAGCTTTGAAAGAGGGAAGGAAACCCCAACCAGGCCCTCCTGTTGATGAAAATGATCTATCACTACCAACAAGTACCACAAGTGGTGCATAT GATCTTGGGCCTAGCCAAACTGGTCCATCTTTCAATCCAGGACCAGAATCTGATCCATCACCTCAATTTAATGGTAGTCTGAGCCGCCAGCATTCCTTAAATATTACACCATCACCTCCCCCTACAAATATTACACCATCACCCCCCCCTACAAATATTACACCATCGCCTCCTCCTACAAGTTTTCCACCATTGCCTCCAAATGTTCCACCACCTCCCTCTTACCGTAGTGCTGATTATCCTTCCCATGATTTTCATCCACCACCTCCGACTAACAGATCTGAAAATTCTAGTTATCCTCAGCCATACCACCCTCAACCCTACCCACAAGAACCACAGCAGCAATTGCCACAAAATTGTCCTTCTCATGAAACACCCTCATCTTATTCTTATCCTAATTTCCAGTCTTACCCGAGCTTCACTGAGAGCAGCCTTCCAGCCGCCCCATCTCATTATCCTTCTTATTATCAAGGCTCGGATGCTTCATACTCCCCCCAGTCAGCTCCTGTTTCAAGTTATCCATCAGCTGCTCAATACAATTCAAGCGGCGGAAATGAGGCCATTTCAGAGCCTGCACCAAGTTCTTCCCAAACATATCAATATGACAGCAATTACCAGCCACCAGCAGAGAAAATTGCTGAGGCACACAAGGCTGCAAGGTTTGCGGTTGGGGCTTTGGCATTTGATGATGTATCAGTTGCAGTGGACTTCCTTAAAAAATCCCTTGAATTGCTGACAAAACCATCTGCAGGCCAGTAA
- the LOC100258858 gene encoding indole-3-acetate O-methyltransferase 1 — translation MAPRGENNIVVVPNMKLEKVFCMKGGNGEGSYANNSQAQARHARSMLHLLRETLDGVQLTSPEVPFTVVDLGCSSGSNTIFTIETIIKHMSKRYEEAGFKPPEFSAFFSDLPSNDFNTLFQLLPPIADPGVSMEEYLAAKGHRSYFAAAVPGSFYKRLFPCRSINLFHSAFSLHWLSQVPDCVVDKQSTAYNEGRVFIHGANEGTASAYKKQFQSDLSGFLRSRAQEMMSGGSMFLVCLGRTSVDPTDQGGAGLLFGTHFQDAWNDLVLEGLITSEKRDNFNIPVYAPSIQDFREVVEANGSFTINKLEVFKGGSPLVVNQPDDEAEVGRALANSCRSVAGVLIDAHIGEELSKELFLRVEHKGTSHAKEVLEQIQFFHIVASLSFA, via the exons ATGGCTCCAAGAGGAGAGAATAACATCGTAGTAGTTCCCAACATGAAGCTCGAGAAAGTGTTCTGCATGAAGGGGGGCAATGGAGAGGGCAGCTATGCCAATAATTCTCAGGCTCAG GCGCGACATGCTCGATCCATGCTTCATCTTCTCAGGGAAACCCTAGATGGAGTGCAACTAACTTCCCCAGAAGTCCCCTTCACGGTGGTGGACTTAGGGTGCTCCAGCGgcagcaatacaatcttcaccATTGAAACCATCATTAAACATATGAGCAAGCGATACGAGGAGGCCGGGTTCAAGCCACCGGAGTTCTCTGCGTTTTTCTCCGACCTCCCTTCTAATGACTTCAACACGCTCTTCCAGCTGCTCCCACCCATAGCAGACCCTGGAGTGAGCATGGAAGAGTATCTAGCAGCCAAAGGCCACAGATCATACTTTGCAGCAGCAGTTCCTGGCTCTTTCTATAAAAGACTCTTCCCTTGCAGATCAATTAATCTCTTTCACTCTGCATTTTCCTTGCACTGGCTCTCTCAG GTGCCGGATTGTGTGGTAGACAAACAATCAACGGCTTACAACGAAGGGAGGGTGTTCATCCATGGTGCCAATGAGGGCACAGCTAGCGCATACAAGAAACAGTTTCAGAGTGATCTATCCGGGTTTCTGAGATCAAGGGCACAGGAGATGATGAGTGGGGGGTCCATGTTTTTGGTGTGCCTGGGTCGCACCTCTGTGGACCCCACTGACCAGGGTGGGGCCGGACTCCTCTTTGGAACCCACTTTCAAGACGCTTGGAATGATCTTGTCCTAGAG GGCCTGATTACGAGCGAGAAGCGTGACAATTTCAATATTCCAGTGTACGCGCCAAGCATACAAGACTTCAGGGAGGTGGTTGAAGCCAACGGGTCATTCACCATTAACAAGCTGGAAGTATTCAAGGGAGGGAGTCCGCTGGTGGTCAACCAACCTGACGATGAAGCCGAGGTGGGTCGAGCCCTAGCCAACAGTTGCAGGAGTGTGGCTGGGGTCCTAATCGATGCCCACATAGGGGAGGAGCTAAGCAAGGAGCTGTTTTTAAGGGTTGAGCACAAGGGGACAAGCCATGCAAAAGAAGTACTAGAGCAAATTCAGTTCTTTCACATAGTTGCATCTCTATCTTTTgcctag